The DNA region ACGGCTATACCGTGTAAGAAGAAGCCCcctaaagataaaaataataataagaaaaatcaaagTGCTCAGAAGAAATCTTAGTTGCCACCAAagcgtatttattattttaattaatttatttattatttatttacttatttattagataatgttaagatttattttcaattaaaaatacatgtaaataaaatcattgtaaatatttaaaattaaatcgaaaatatttttgtgtggaTGTTCGCGGGTTAATTTGATAACGTGATAtgagttttgtaattttaaaaattgacgtTTAAAAACTGATGCATATTTTGTAGTGTATAATAAAGTGAtattatgatataaattttttgattaaataattttctatttgtctTAATTAACTTAGACAAATACTGAAGTtaagatcaaatcaagttAACTTGATTTAACTACTAGGAAGTAATAAAAtggcattatttaaatatacataaacatttaattacacattataataaaatagcagTAGTAATAGATAAAAACCATTGTGTCAAAAAATTTGGTgtcattatatatttgtaatgtcTCCTTACTTCATTAACTTTTGCAGTAGAAGCTACTGACAAACATCTGTTGGATCCCTCAATAATTGGATGGTAGTGATCACCTTCagcaattttaaatctaaaatttaaaaatatcattatggCAACacaatttcttatatatattttaaaaactcactgaggcaattataattttctgtttCTACCCATTAGGAAGCCCACAGAACATCATCTTCACAATGAGAGTTTACTTGGCTTGGCATTATTTTTACCCGTAAATTTTCTCACCTTTTTCGTCCCATATACTGGCATTCGTGGACTTCTTTTCTTGTGACTACTAGTTTGAGTTGGTTTTAGTGATTTTGAAGTTGCTTGTCTGGTGCCTGAAAAACGAAAATTAGAAACTTTTTCTACATTTGTTCGTAGAAAATTAACGATTAAATTACCATGTGAATTTGTAGCTTTCTTTTTTTGCTTCTTCTGATTTACAGGTGAATGCTGTTTTACTCCTGATTTTTTTGGTGCAGCATTCTGTACTTCCCGAAGGACTTGAGGTTCATATTGACACAACCTACGCAGCAAAAATTTCCTTTCCTCGTTCCTTATTATTATGTTGATGTTGACTTCTTCTAGTTCATCAACTAGAGCTGCGTtttcctaatttaaaataatggtcAAAACTAATAGTATAATGACGTGTTTATTCTTACATGAACGTATTCTCGGATTTGttgctttaaatatattattttttgtttgtaccCGTTGGGGGAGCGTTTCTCATTTGAACtagtcataattatttaaaattgaaccaGAAGTAGTTGTAAGGTTATATTTTGATACTGTCaagttattttatgtttacatgTTAACATCTCTGATCTACAGAACGTCCATCCTCTGATATATACGTCTATTAtcgaagtatttatttaactacgCCAATAAGTAATAGTAACAAAATAAACGGTGCAGGTGATAGGCTGTAGTGCACGTTTTGACTTGCACAAGGATACAGAAAACactaaaatgtgttaaaatgtcTCTTAGTAAAAACTCAAATCATAgtcaatttaacttttattattcacTTCCTATCTTTACTTCTATTTGTTGATATTTGACTGTGGATATATACAGGATGATTcacctaatttattaattatttaagttgatATGAATGGGttaggtaaataaaaaaactaattacaaGGTGtatgaatgtttttattacttataaaaaatgttattagcaatataaaataaaacgacaaaataaaaatgtatataaataaatactttttgcaGTAAATGCATTATAcagtcttaataattttgtatccTAAATACAAATAGCAgttgtttacaaattatatacacaTATCTTTGATGACTTACAAAATGAcagacacaaaaaataaaattatattatacacagTACATTTAGCGGAAATTAAAGCACTACATATTAAGCAACAGGCTACATTTTGTAGTATTTTACTATATGCAATCTCAGAAATGAGTATTATGCaatgtataaatatgaaataatggaATATCAAAATTACGATATTCGTAGGTATTCGAGATAATTtggcttttaaaaaattaaggctACCCCATacgataatattttcaaaagaagTGCGTGTATATTTATAGatacaagaaaatatttgtctcTTCACGATAAAATGTGAGTGGCCAATTTGTGCACCACAAATCTTACAAGTAATATGCAATGTATAAGTATGAAATAATGGAGTATCAAAATTATCAGATTCGTATGTTTTCGAGATGAATGGTTTTATGACATGAATGAAGATTATCTACtccatatgaaaatattttcagaagaAGTGCGAAATGTAACAACGAAAACATAACTGTCCCTtcacagaaataaaataagaggTTCCAATTTGTGCACCACATATATGgtatgtgtaaaaatttactttgagCAAAGCtaccttttttaaaaaaataacaaaatcaatatatcTTATTGCTTAAAATAAATCCACCACGAGTACTTtggttttcaaaaaatattttggttttaaaCTAGAAAAAATTCGTTTCAAAAAGATATGAATAAAATCACgatataaatagtaataaatacatataaaaatacctAATATCCATGAGACCAACATATGGTATTCTTTTTGGAATggaatattaaagttaatgtATGGCACCAATATACAACATTACTTTTCACATAAACCATGCAGTTCTGCATAATTCACTATGGCCCGATGAAGAAATTCATACTGCgcctaaaaaacaaattattagcgtgatatttaactataataaGTCAATTATCAATATACATATGAACTAATTAAGCCCTGTCGTTGAGAACGTAGCTTCCTTGTAACAGTAAAAATGTCCACACGCTTTTCAATTCTTAACTGTTGAACTAAAATCGTCAATCCTACGAACATGGAACTTCTGTCAGAACCAAGATTACAATGCACAACCATAGATGCCGAATATTCGTTCCTTATAACCGAAGCTTGAGCATGATCCACTAATTCAATCAAACCTCTAGTTACTTCAGGtacctaataaataaaaatcagtaaactattttcatgtttaaattCAATGTCTTACTTCTCCGTCAACTGTAGGCCAACCGTGATACTGTAAGTGGATCACCTTGTGGTCTTCGCCGTCTCGACTCTTCACAAACATCTCCCTCCGTGTATAATATGGACAACTTTCTGCCTGCACGTACCGTACAGTAATGTGGTCGTACGTTCCTTCCTCTTCTGGCCAATATCGTGGACATTTTCCCTCACCAATTTCCGACAACATGATAATTACACTAATTCCTTGTTCCGCCACCATCCTCCAAAAGTCATTAATTGTACCTTCCAAAGGATCCTGAGTAATAATAAAGGATTCGCAATTGTCGTATCCTTCAATTAAAGAAGCGTTTATGTACGTGGAATGTTCTTTTCCTGATAACggtgttaaaataaatctatttctaTCATATGGCAGCACGCTATCAGATCTATTCTTCTCTCTGTTTTCTTCACCCCCGGCTACTGAACACGATTTCCTATCTTCGAAGGCGTTGACTATGTTCTAAAATATTGACACGTTATTTTCGAAATTAATTCGTTTTCTTCGACTTACCTCGAATTGCTCTTCTAATGGacatttgtttttatctttatcaCACTGTCTTAGCCTATCAACGGTAGTCTTTAGTTCAGTTGCATTAATTTCTGTGTCTCCGTATTGTGCTACCTCCATCAATGCTCGatagataaaaatgtattgtttctagaaatacacaaaaattacCGATAATCTTACTGCTTGAGGTTAATGCTTTGGTGCCACAACTGGCACTAGGAGGGGTTTTGGAATAGTTGGTTTTTAAGAGCAACGTGAAGTCTCGTTTAGTATAAGTATTTCCGAGATCAAGATTAGCCTATCATTATGTGGTGATGTTTtaggaaaaatttatattcttataaatttcattaaaagctTGTTTCAAATTAGAACACATTTATAATATCTCAAGGTAGATATTTATGAAGTGCTCCACACTTTTGGTGAGCTGTATATTAACGAAAAATCATATATGCATaagattatgttaaaaaattgatatattttgttaatatttctatatatactTACCAAAGATTGAACTAAAAAGTTTCTCTGATGTCGTAAGTCACAAATGGTATTGAAAATGGACACAGACCCTTCTTCCTTCAATTGCTGCAATAAACAGTCCAAAGCTACCAGAGTTCCAGTTCTGCCTACGCCAGCACTGCAATGCACTAATATGCAACCCTTTTCGATTGAGTAAGCTTCATTTActcttttaatgaatttaattatgccGTTGGGATGCTCAGGCGCCATAAAGTCCTTCCAAACCAAATAATGATACTGGGTGATGCGTCTTTCCTCTTGGTCTTTGCTGCCTGTTGTTCTAGATATTTTAAGATCACGAACAATGTAATCTGAGTAGCGAGTTTCTTGGACGTGGGTGACGGAAATTTCGCCGAAACTTTTGTCACCGTCACATTTATCCGGCCAGTACTTAGCACATTTGGTTTTACTGTATTCTTCAAGGTTGGTCAACATCAATATCAGCTCCAAGTGTTGCTCCCAAATCATCCGCCAGAATTCATTGACGGTTGTGTCCATTGGTCCTTGGGCACAAATGAACTTCTTCCGTTCTTTGTAGCCCATAACAAAGTTGGCATTCACATAATCGGAACCAGCAATGCTGTCGACTTGAGACAATTTAACTCTGGTTTGATCGTAAGCCTTGATATCCGGATAACGATTTTTGTACACATTTTCCCTCGTGTCCGAAGATCTCGTAGTCCTGTCGGAGAATCGGTCCGGCAACAGCTCAAACTCCTGTTGGAATCCGTAGTCCGAGTCCCGATGCCTTTCAACATAAGCCGACACCAATTCCCCTTTGCTAATGGGGCACATATCGGGTGGGTTTAGCGATACTAATCTCTGTCGACCACGTAGACTCCTGTACAAATGCCTAAGTCCAATTATTAtctaacaaaacattttttaccaaatttcTAGCTTGATTTATTTGACGACTAATTTTAGACACGTTACAGTACTTAAgcatttgtgattattttgtaaatataaccAACTCACGTGTTTCAAGGAGTTAAAAcccattaaattgtttataaacaagCGAAGCACACATTACATGGTCTcgttatatttacataatatttaaaatcattataaatatgtagaaaTTACCTGAGAGATGTTCTAAATGTGATCATTTCCACCGCTTGTGCGTGAGCTTGTTTAGTGTATCTGTGGAGGATGCACAGCGTCCCAAGGAGCAGAAGAATTACTACAAAAGATGCGCACAGAATTTGCACGGTCAAACTAATCGTATCAACCGCTGGTACAATAACGACTTCGGGTCCAGGATTAAGCAAGTCGAGGTAGTGACTATAGGCTGCCATGTAGTTGCTTTCAGATCCTCGTACTAAAACCAGAACTCAGTCAGTGACGAATTATGCGATAAGTGGTAATGGAGTTACCAATAATTTCTACAAAAGCCGTGTAGTTGCTGCTTATGTCCAAGCCTCCGTCAAACGGTGGCAAGGGATCAAGCCTATCGTTCCTTCGTACCCTGTTAGCGGCAGCAGTACTGTTACCACCTTTGTTAACTTTCTCTTCCCTGGGCGTGTTATAGGGCCTTAGGCCAATACATTTGTCGCACTCGGAATTCGATGAATTGAAAACCTGATCGTCGCCAAGAAAGACGTCTTGGTGGAACGTGTAGCTGGAAAACATTTCAGCAACGTACGCTCCACCTTTAGGCGTCCTGTGCGCCTCTTGGTACGACACTATCGTCAGGTCTTCAGGCGGTGGCAACTCGGCCAGCTTCTGTTGATCTTCCATCCTCACCAAATAAATTCGGTAGCAGCAAATAGGCCCATTCCTTTCGGACACCCTCGTCATGGACAGTTTAAAAATCCACTTCTCTTGCACCTCCATCTTTCGCCAAGTTATTCTCGATAATCGTTGTTTGTCGGGTAATGTCGGAGGCATGGAACACGACTTTTCGACTGGCTCACCATTTTTCCTTAACCTAGTTACGCCAGCCAGTTTTACGGTATAATTGGTGTTCGCCGATACGTTGTAGAAACGTGTGAACAAATTCGCTTCGTTCACGTGCGTCTCTTTCGGACCCCAATATATAAGCTCTAAATTGCCTTGGTCGTTAACAAAATTAGCTGAACCTTCTAAGGTCACCTGAAATATCAAGTGGATGTCAGAAGGCTCTATGGATGAATTGAAGCTAAATTCTGTCAATAAATTGACCATCATATCTACCTTGAATggccatttaacattttttagattaaccaggttaggttaagttacgTTAGACTAAGTTAGGTTTAGGAATACAAATACTCTGACAATTTGaatgttcaataataattttttcaaaagtagtAAAACAAATTCGTTCAGATTTTAGGGATCATAAGATTGAAATCCAATTGAACACGTATGgaaccataaataatttaatgtttaataaattgagcTCAGGACACTCAAGTCAGTTCTCTTGTCTGGTCTGAAACACTCATAACAGCCAGACACAACTAACTTGGGACACACTAGTtcaaatagatttaaatttcatttagctACGTGCCAGATAGAACGTATCACAAGGTAAACATGAACCATTTGAGTTTTACAATGCTTTAACAATTCAATCGACGGACGaacagaataataaataattgcttGAATAAATCGAACCGTTGAATGATTCAACATCCTTGAAAACTACAAACTGTTAACGGAGAAACTTACATTATATGAAATGATCCTCCCGTGTGGAGTAATTGGTGGTTTCCAGGTGACGTAGACAAAACTCGTGTGACTAATGTTATCGAATCGGCATTCGACGGTGACGTTCGTTGGCGGTCCAGACATCCCATCCATCGTTGTTCCATTAACTGGTGTGGAGCCCGGGCCGCACTCCTTCGTGTACTCACTGCAGGCCGATACTTGGAAGACGTACGTGGTGGCAGAGTCTAGTTCGGAGAACATGTACAGATTGTCCTTGGACGCTGGATGGCAGGCTTCTAATTTCTCCGCTGAATTGTgggtttttaaaactaaattgtaaTAGTGGAtatgttctttaattttatcgtGGGGCGCCGTCCATTTGATGGTTATCGAACTGGTGGTTACACCGGTAACTGTCACTTCTGGTATGAAAACGGGATCTTCGTCGAGCATTCGTACGGGGTCAGTCTCGTGGTCCTGGCTTTCGCCTTCGGAGTTACTAGCCTTCATTCGGATGAAATATTCCTTGCCCTTTTCGAAATTGTCCTTCAATACGCATGACGTGTTTTTGCCCTTAATCTCGTTCTTGTAGAATATCCATTCGGAGTCGCCTTTCTTCATGTATTTTATCGTATATTTAAGATCCTTGGGGCTGTTACCGTCGTTCACAGTCCAATTGAGGTATATTTTGTTGGTTGCAATAGGTTTGATAAAATCGATTGTTATTTGGGGCTTGTCGAGCACCAGAATTGCACTGGATTCTTTAACTTTCATTTCACCGTTTGTCGTCTTGCATGTGTAGGTGCCATTATCAGTTTTCTTCACTTCCGCTATCGTGAacgttgaattttttaatgttttattgacCGTTTCTATTGAGGTTCCTTCAATGTACATATCATCTTTATACCATGAGATTTCTTCAATAGGATAGCCTTCTACCAGGCAATATAAAGATACACTTTcatgtatttttgtatattttactgGTGATATTTGTACTATTTGAGCAGGTGAAGTTACattcaaaataatgttatgtCGATCTAAGTCCGTCACATTTTCATTTGCCGCATGACAAACGTAATCTCCTACGTGGTTAAAgtctatgtttaaaatatgtaaaattgacACTTCGTATTTGTTGCCAGACTCCTTATTGATATTCTCACTTTCCATTTCCAACTTGAacctataaatatattcagtaaaattaaaaatttggtaagtAATATTCAGCAGGGtctataattatcaaaaattgtatgtaatatttgttgttttttgtgtTATTGTTGTGTCCACTTCGAAGAAAATCGATGGCTAAATTGATTCACCTAACCTATTTCTTCAAAGTTTAAGGAAAaaggtattgatttgaaatttttataataattataacttgactggaactaagtttataatttattttgaacagaaTTTCATTTCCGTTTTCACCGgaagtgacatcaactttgttattttgaatggaacatcctgtatatttttaaattttacttgtaattgcaaataaaaggGTTATACCATGTCTTATACCTAAACCTGATAATTTTTCCTAACAATTTTtgagttatatttttttcaaaaattttcagaTTGATGGTCTAACTGAACTGTCAGTAAAGCCACCGATTTTGATgctggaaagttcatttttggcatacacgtTATCCAAGGATACTCCTGTAAGGAGCCATCATTAGTACCcgcaaattttatacagggagTTCGttattttcgtttaattttatgcatcttaaaacatcaactttattttcaatgaaaatttaaattaatttatctaagCATAATTGTGTACAGTTTCGGGAACACCCTGTATGACATGTCAAAAAACACATTAACCAATTGTAAAATACgttcaacattaaaattgataaagttGAACTAATTAGAAAAACACACATAATGcgctgaataaatattaactaattaaaattatagccTCTTCCTGTTTAGAACGGTATTTATAGAAACGCCAAATATAATCGTAGAAACTGCGAATATACAGTATCAAAGTTGTtttggttttaaatataactgaTAAATTTCGACGTAAGTTGTTTTGTTTCAGTTtacatttcataataaattatgataatgtaaaaatgtgctaaatatatgtaaaaaaaaactcaTTGCATACCCTTCTTGTTCAGAAATGTTTTTCTCATTAAAGGTCCACCACATATTGCTGGTCATCCATTTGGTTTTACAAATAATGGTAATATTATCACCAAGAGGTAATCGTGTAGGGTTGTCATGTCGCAGAACTTTTATGGTCATATTTAGTTCCTTATCATCTTCTGTATACAAAGGATCTGTAAAAAAGACACATTGATATTATccacaaatataaaactgtgTTAAAAAAGCAATCTTacatgtacataaattttaattatccaaCAAATggttttactaataaattattgttgaaactataaatattattactaacaatatattataatataacaaaataatgttatgtAAGAACTATcaagtacattttaataaaaacaaaacaaaaaccagaattattgtatttaaatacaaatatttaaatatttgaaatgaatttttaaattacatcaaGAAATTTCTAGAGCATTTAAAATAGAGGTGTTTATTTAACCAATACTGAGTGGGTGAGTGTTGTCTctagattataaaaagagatatttacatcaaataaatgaattaaattaataccatCTGAAGTTTTGAATAGATTATTATCAGTTAAACGTATATGCAGTATATATTGTACACATTGTATAGGTTtctcttaataaaaaatattacaattatctagaaataattctaatttatgaaaggatgtaaatataaattgtcattatgtgagtaatattatgtttaatagaatccttattggaaaaaatgattttttaaaatatatacaccaaaaatattttttttagtataacaaattaaataaaatggtatGGGGACAAcagtaaaagtaaattattgacATTACTTTTATGAGACAGCAAATATAATCTTTTTTACacagataaatatttgtaatttattatacacatcaatttaaaaatagacacTGTATCATTTAATAGCTAAAAAGTCGTTAGATGGATTTCTAGTTACTTAGACTAAATTAAACTTGtcacatatttgtttaaaatattttttaaacagaccattatgtaattttttaaactaacagAGGAAGCACAAATTggtcacattttttaattttaaattctgccATAAGccacagttttaaaataagaatttaaaataaacaattcatataaaatataaagttgtaAACAAGTGCGTTATCTTAGTAGTATAAACTATATTATCAgatttttatcagaaataaagCAGTTCTTTGAATGCGATGCCTTGATGATTTGCCGGTACGGAAACACATCCGGCAGTCCGGctcgtattttatatttaaatactaaaccaaacgataaaatatatttacctaTTGGGGTGGAGAGAACTAttctgaaaattgaaaataaacataaaagaaGTAGCACTGGAGGATAATGGGTTGGGCTGAACATGGCGCCTTAATTTGGAAGCCTTTTCGTCGTTTCTGAGCTAGCAAATATTATAAAGCACTACTTTTTATGTTGAACTCAGGACACATAACTTCATTTTTCACAAACTAACATTAATCACAACacatatttgataaacaaattgcCGACTATTTGTTTGTTGTAGTAAccatattgaattaatttagcGCCTTTCCGTCAGAGGGCAAAATGTGACATTAGGGGTATGTTCCGGGAACACTTCGATTAGGtcgataaattcaaaatagatGTCGCCCGTAAACATGTTTTGGTTTTTTAACTCTGTGTAATGTTGTCTGCCTATCCACAAAGTAGTTCTGGGATTTCCCTAaattatttcgattttataattttcaaaaaaattatttcaggaTGCAAAAGAATCCTAATGTctggtattaataaataaaatgtttcaatataaattacacaaaaacaacaatatttaaaatttattttgtaaataaagatttttaatgtaaataagtaCAAAAAGTATTCCAATATGCactatatagaaaaaaatatgtaaatgtactatatcaataaataaaatgttttaaagtatGTGTGTACAAAAAACTATTTCAATATACACGCAAtgcaggaaaaaaaaaatgaaatatattttataaataaatttttataaaaattataacaaaaagaaaaataaaaaaaaaatataaaatataaaaggtacAGCGTGTACagggttatttttatttaataatattgccaTCTTTGAAATTGTATAAAGTTGTCAAGCATTTTAGTagcattgttattttaaatgtacaattaaaataaaatttaacatttaaaataataccctTAAGGCATTAAGAGCGACAACATAATAAATTccatctaattaataataacgtaTTTAAAGCGCAAATTATCATGTgagtaatgtaaaaaaatttatgtaataaaacaatttatacggTCAATAATTCGATTATAAACAATGCCTGGGGCATTGTGCATGTCGGTATTAAGAATCGAGTTCCGTAAACCAATAGTGAAACTAAGTACTAGTCagattctataattatttatttaattgggtTTTTCCCAAATCTCGTCTTGGCTATACGCTCCCCGGATCTCAAGGGGTTAACTCTCCCGGAATTGTAACGCTTtcatgaatattcaaattatttttttcttcataatttCAAGCAAGGTGACAAAACTATTGTACAAGGTCTCACCGCTATCCGCACCATAAtcttaaattgtgttttagttatttacgcaaaaataagaataacataattaacttattaaatttgtatagcatattttgtattaataaatttaattcagtttcacttatatcatataattacttacatatttttcttattcaactagtcttttttaaaaatacgctAATAACGATGCGGAAATTCCACTTGACAATTAACagaaaacataaacaaaattgtaacaaGTTTTTTGGAATACCATTAATGAGGACTTTGCTCAATAAGATTACATAATGCGTACACTTTTGCATCTCGATTTTTTTACGAGATCACTTTTGacactatattattataataaatctaaaaaaaacttGAAGTATGCAATACACAGCAACGTCAGACATCACATgaattttttttggaaattctCTCTTTAATGAAACGAATAACACTTCCAAAttctttctaaatataaacttaaaaaaacgaAGTTTAACTGTACATGTTTCAAAATTGTGAATGATGCAATTATCTAGGAATGATTAAGATAATTACCCCAGCCTTATATTGTATATCCGGGTTGATTGAATATTTCCGTACTGGCCACAATGTATATAGGTAATATAATTTGAGATCTACCACATTAATCGAATTTTACCGCTAGGAGAAATTATCGAACATTCCATTCCTAAAATGATTCATTGTTTTaagatgatttattaataaatttacaattgttggcatggtatttttatattttacattttaccatGTTTCAAGGAACGATTAAAAAGTGTTGTATTGTGGTCATATGTctgtatttaagtttattattcatgtcgcaaacataaaaattaaaaaaaaaaaattttgaaaacatatttaacaagGTAATAGttaaagaaaaatcaaattaagtttataGAATGGTCTGTCCACTCGCCAAATCTTAATCCACTTGAGTATCAGCGCGTAACAAggaatatataacaaaaaataaataaaaacattttagttttatttctacTCAAAATACTGGGTGATACATCTAACTTATTCGATAAAAGTCTATGGAGAACGAAAAAGGTTtgtttcaatggaacaccctgtatatttttgaatttttaaattctccatgtaattgcaaataaaatgaatacatCATGTCCTATACCTAAACACAATAGttattgagttattaatttttattttcaaaaatttttattcattgctttaagatgatttattaataaatttacaattggaatagtatttttctattttacattttacaatgTTTCAAGGAGCGATTAAAAAGGGTCCTATTGTGGTCATATGtcgtatttaaatgtattattcatatcacaaacaaataaattaaaaaattattttgaaaaca from Aethina tumida isolate Nest 87 chromosome 1, icAetTumi1.1, whole genome shotgun sequence includes:
- the LOC109601950 gene encoding tyrosine-protein phosphatase 69D isoform X1 translates to MFSPTHYPPVLLLLCLFSIFRIVLSTPIDPLYTEDDKELNMTIKVLRHDNPTRLPLGDNITIICKTKWMTSNMWWTFNEKNISEQEGFKLEMESENINKESGNKYEVSILHILNIDFNHVGDYVCHAANENVTDLDRHNIILNVTSPAQIVQISPVKYTKIHESVSLYCLVEGYPIEEISWYKDDMYIEGTSIETVNKTLKNSTFTIAEVKKTDNGTYTCKTTNGEMKVKESSAILVLDKPQITIDFIKPIATNKIYLNWTVNDGNSPKDLKYTIKYMKKGDSEWIFYKNEIKGKNTSCVLKDNFEKGKEYFIRMKASNSEGESQDHETDPVRMLDEDPVFIPEVTVTGVTTSSITIKWTAPHDKIKEHIHYYNLVLKTHNSAEKLEACHPASKDNLYMFSELDSATTYVFQVSACSEYTKECGPGSTPVNGTTMDGMSGPPTNVTVECRFDNISHTSFVYVTWKPPITPHGRIISYNVTLEGSANFVNDQGNLELIYWGPKETHVNEANLFTRFYNVSANTNYTVKLAGVTRLRKNGEPVEKSCSMPPTLPDKQRLSRITWRKMEVQEKWIFKLSMTRVSERNGPICCYRIYLVRMEDQQKLAELPPPEDLTIVSYQEAHRTPKGGAYVAEMFSSYTFHQDVFLGDDQVFNSSNSECDKCIGLRPYNTPREEKVNKGGNSTAAANRVRRNDRLDPLPPFDGGLDISSNYTAFVEIIVRGSESNYMAAYSHYLDLLNPGPEVVIVPAVDTISLTVQILCASFVVILLLLGTLCILHRYTKQAHAQAVEMITFRTSLRHLYRSLRGRQRLVSLNPPDMCPISKGELVSAYVERHRDSDYGFQQEFELLPDRFSDRTTRSSDTRENVYKNRYPDIKAYDQTRVKLSQVDSIAGSDYVNANFVMGYKERKKFICAQGPMDTTVNEFWRMIWEQHLELILMLTNLEEYSKTKCAKYWPDKCDGDKSFGEISVTHVQETRYSDYIVRDLKISRTTGSKDQEERRITQYHYLVWKDFMAPEHPNGIIKFIKRVNEAYSIEKGCILVHCSAGVGRTGTLVALDCLLQQLKEEGSVSIFNTICDLRHQRNFLVQSLKQYIFIYRALMEVAQYGDTEINATELKTTVDRLRQCDKDKNKCPLEEQFENIVNAFEDRKSCSVAGGEENREKNRSDSVLPYDRNRFILTPLSGKEHSTYINASLIEGYDNCESFIITQDPLEGTINDFWRMVAEQGISVIIMLSEIGEGKCPRYWPEEEGTYDHITVRYVQAESCPYYTRREMFVKSRDGEDHKVIHLQYHGWPTVDGEVPEVTRGLIELVDHAQASVIRNEYSASMVVHCNLGSDRSSMFVGLTILVQQLRIEKRVDIFTVTRKLRSQRQGLISSYAQYEFLHRAIVNYAELHGLCEK